One part of the Streptomyces lienomycini genome encodes these proteins:
- a CDS encoding SAM-dependent methyltransferase, with product MDRQQISRLAHADHPIAAPLDDGSVHRLLTRAVPGDGAHVLDLGCGGGEWLLRALRAYPGLTAEGVDTSGSALDRARAQATRLAVGDRLTLHHRDAARFTAAHRFDLVLCVGSTHAFGGLSATLAAARAHLAPQGRVLVGDGYWERPPSSEAVDMLGDLADLPTTLDRVVADGWTPVGGHISTRQELDDYEWSWTGALADWALRHPDDPDRAQVLETAGAHRESWLRGYRDTLGFLCLVLRPTHA from the coding sequence GTGGATCGTCAACAGATCTCCCGACTCGCCCACGCCGACCACCCGATCGCGGCCCCGCTCGACGACGGCTCGGTACACCGACTCCTCACCCGCGCGGTCCCCGGCGACGGCGCGCACGTCCTCGACCTCGGCTGCGGGGGCGGGGAGTGGCTCCTGCGCGCCCTTCGCGCGTACCCGGGCCTCACGGCCGAGGGCGTGGACACCTCCGGGAGCGCCCTCGACCGGGCCCGTGCCCAGGCCACCCGGCTCGCGGTGGGGGACCGGCTGACCCTGCACCACCGGGACGCCGCCCGCTTCACCGCCGCGCACCGCTTCGACCTGGTCCTCTGCGTCGGTTCGACGCATGCCTTCGGCGGCCTGTCCGCCACCCTCGCCGCCGCACGTGCGCACCTGGCTCCCCAGGGGCGGGTCCTGGTCGGCGACGGATACTGGGAACGACCACCGTCCTCCGAGGCCGTCGACATGCTCGGCGACCTCGCCGATCTGCCGACGACACTGGACCGGGTCGTCGCCGACGGCTGGACACCCGTCGGCGGGCACATCAGCACCCGGCAGGAACTCGACGACTACGAGTGGTCCTGGACCGGTGCACTGGCCGACTGGGCCCTGCGCCATCCCGACGACCCGGACCGTGCACAGGTACTCGAGACGGCCGGCGCCCACCGCGAGTCGTGGCTCCGCGGCTACCGGGACACGCTGGGCTTCCTGTGCCTGGTCCTGCGCCCGACACACGCCTGA
- a CDS encoding PepSY domain-containing protein has protein sequence MSSARRLPSVRSLAVMAALGASALLLTACTNADTTRSSVAEAAQTESPSASASDSMSASPSNSSGSPSASMNEDKTERKDLVTATKVTWDKAVDTAVKEVPDSKLVDLELKRTDADATASPTGSPSPSMPNPAPSQGAPMWEAKVAVSDGTLHRVDIDAANGKVFRTQVDPDQSADDKTQVADWLGKAKQTPQQAVKAATAKAKGTVTKVELDENDSQQVVWDVDVVNKDNWDKTSVVVDAANGKVLSQKVDKD, from the coding sequence ATGAGCTCTGCACGACGACTCCCTTCGGTGCGTTCGCTTGCCGTGATGGCTGCCCTGGGCGCCTCCGCGCTGCTGCTGACGGCCTGCACGAACGCCGACACGACCCGTTCCAGCGTCGCGGAGGCGGCTCAGACCGAGTCCCCCTCCGCGTCCGCCTCCGATTCCATGTCCGCGTCCCCCTCCAACTCCTCCGGCTCTCCGTCGGCCTCGATGAACGAGGACAAGACCGAGCGCAAGGACCTCGTCACGGCGACGAAGGTCACCTGGGACAAGGCGGTCGACACCGCCGTCAAGGAGGTCCCCGACAGCAAGCTCGTGGACCTCGAACTCAAGCGCACCGACGCCGACGCCACGGCGTCGCCGACCGGCTCGCCGAGCCCGAGCATGCCGAACCCGGCCCCGAGCCAGGGCGCCCCCATGTGGGAGGCGAAGGTCGCCGTGTCCGACGGCACCCTGCACCGGGTCGACATCGACGCGGCGAACGGCAAGGTCTTCCGCACCCAGGTCGACCCGGACCAGAGCGCCGACGACAAGACGCAGGTCGCCGACTGGCTGGGCAAGGCCAAGCAGACGCCGCAGCAGGCGGTCAAGGCGGCCACCGCCAAGGCCAAGGGCACGGTCACCAAGGTCGAACTCGACGAGAACGACAGCCAGCAGGTCGTCTGGGACGTCGACGTCGTCAACAAGGACAACTGGGACAAGACCTCCGTCGTCGTCGACGCGGCCAACGGCAAGGTGCTGAGCCAGAAGGTCGACAAGGACTGA
- a CDS encoding LysR family transcriptional regulator, with the protein MGTFDLNLARVFVLLYETGSVTATAETLHVTQPTVSYSLGKLRRHFDDELFRRNGRGLTPTAGARRLYLPLQRALAEIDGTVRQGDLFDAATMSGRFTIALSDLGEATLLPRLVAAARERAPGVSFTVRPFDVEDAEGQLRRGDLDAFVATPVITSHLTVRIPLFRERYVLMVAADHPRVRGDAVTAGDLAAEHHATVFGPSGHVTPRALLGAHGLLERVAVDATRFSMLPYLLEQTDLVAIVPEYVGEVFTASHRVRLVRLPFETEPIEIALYARHESSRSPAQRWLVQFMAEVLGEQVSPAQLPPTAAR; encoded by the coding sequence ATGGGCACCTTCGATCTCAACCTGGCCCGCGTCTTCGTCCTCCTCTACGAGACCGGCAGTGTGACGGCCACCGCCGAGACGCTCCACGTCACCCAGCCCACCGTCAGCTACAGCCTGGGCAAACTGCGACGGCACTTCGACGACGAGCTGTTCCGCCGCAACGGACGCGGGCTGACCCCCACCGCCGGCGCCCGGCGGCTGTACCTGCCGCTCCAGCGCGCGCTGGCCGAGATCGACGGCACGGTCCGCCAGGGCGACCTCTTCGACGCCGCGACCATGTCGGGCCGCTTCACCATCGCGCTGTCCGACCTCGGCGAGGCGACGCTGCTGCCGAGGCTGGTGGCGGCGGCGCGCGAACGGGCGCCGGGGGTGTCGTTCACCGTCCGCCCGTTCGACGTGGAGGACGCCGAGGGCCAGTTGCGCCGGGGCGACCTCGACGCGTTCGTGGCCACCCCGGTGATCACCTCGCACCTGACCGTGCGCATCCCGCTCTTCCGCGAGCGCTACGTCCTGATGGTCGCCGCGGACCATCCGCGGGTACGGGGCGACGCGGTCACCGCGGGGGACCTCGCGGCCGAGCACCACGCCACGGTGTTCGGCCCCAGCGGACACGTCACGCCCAGGGCCCTGCTGGGCGCACACGGCCTCCTGGAACGGGTCGCCGTGGACGCCACCCGCTTCTCGATGCTGCCCTACCTGCTGGAGCAGACCGACCTGGTGGCCATCGTCCCCGAGTACGTCGGGGAGGTCTTCACCGCCTCCCACCGGGTGCGCCTGGTGCGCCTGCCGTTCGAGACCGAGCCCATCGAGATCGCCCTGTACGCCCGGCACGAGTCCTCGCGCAGCCCGGCGCAGCGCTGGCTGGTGCAGTTCATGGCGGAGGTGCTGGGCGAGCAGGTGAGCCCGGCCCAGCTGCCGCCGACCGCGGCCCGCTGA
- a CDS encoding cytochrome P450, with protein sequence MGQDGQVCARKADRGRPRPACPVDRAADGTWQVHDFAVARALLRGPGTVQAGLGVETVEKLPPRVRRPVLYRDGPEHREHRRQTARFFTPRRVDEHYRELMVRIAEEQVAHLCEAGEAPLSDLAFGLAIGVVSEVVGLRYSRPGIRRRLERFFPEEFGEPGLTSVRGLYWLVRQNTNWLRIHLADVRPAIRAHRGREHDDLISHLVAEGCSDVEILGECLTFAAAGMVTTREFVCLAAWHLFSDPELLDRYRSADEPGRLAVLQELLRLEPVIGRLRRRATGPVELPCPDGPVTVRPGEYVEVHLDDVNTDAEAVGDDPLLVRPERAEAVGAGLSFCDGPHRCPGAHIALLETDVFLSRLFALDGVRMNGAPRVAFQEAIDGYEIRGLTVALPRAGRG encoded by the coding sequence GTGGGGCAGGACGGACAGGTCTGCGCGCGGAAGGCCGACCGGGGCCGGCCGCGGCCGGCGTGCCCGGTCGACCGGGCGGCGGACGGAACGTGGCAGGTGCACGATTTCGCCGTCGCGCGGGCGCTGCTGCGCGGCCCCGGTACCGTGCAGGCCGGTCTCGGCGTCGAGACGGTGGAGAAGCTCCCGCCGCGCGTGCGACGGCCCGTGCTCTACCGGGACGGACCGGAGCACCGGGAGCACCGCAGGCAGACCGCCCGCTTCTTCACCCCGCGCCGGGTGGACGAGCACTACCGGGAGCTGATGGTCCGGATCGCCGAGGAGCAGGTGGCGCACCTGTGCGAGGCGGGTGAGGCACCGCTCTCCGATCTGGCCTTCGGTCTGGCGATCGGAGTGGTGAGCGAGGTCGTCGGGCTGCGGTACAGCAGGCCCGGCATCCGCCGCAGGCTGGAGCGGTTCTTCCCGGAGGAGTTCGGCGAGCCGGGACTGACGAGTGTCCGGGGCCTGTACTGGCTGGTGCGGCAGAACACCAACTGGCTCCGCATCCACCTGGCCGACGTGCGCCCCGCGATCCGCGCGCACCGCGGCCGTGAGCACGACGACCTGATCTCCCACCTGGTCGCGGAGGGCTGCTCGGACGTCGAGATCCTCGGCGAGTGCCTGACGTTCGCGGCGGCGGGCATGGTCACGACGCGCGAGTTCGTCTGCCTGGCCGCCTGGCACCTGTTCTCGGATCCCGAGCTGCTCGACCGCTACCGGTCGGCGGACGAGCCGGGACGGCTCGCCGTGCTCCAGGAGCTGCTGCGGCTGGAGCCGGTCATCGGCCGGTTGCGCAGGCGGGCCACCGGGCCCGTGGAACTGCCCTGTCCCGACGGGCCGGTGACCGTGCGCCCCGGTGAGTACGTCGAGGTCCACCTGGACGACGTCAACACCGACGCGGAGGCCGTGGGCGACGATCCGCTGCTCGTGCGCCCCGAGCGCGCCGAGGCGGTCGGGGCGGGGCTCTCCTTCTGCGACGGGCCGCACCGGTGCCCCGGGGCGCACATCGCCCTGCTGGAGACCGATGTGTTCCTCAGCCGCCTGTTCGCCCTCGACGGCGTCCGGATGAACGGGGCACCGCGTGTCGCGTTCCAGGAGGCGATCGACGGCTACGAGATCAGGGGGCTGACCGTGGCGCTCCCCCGGGCCGGCCGTGGCTGA
- the pgm gene encoding phosphoglucomutase (alpha-D-glucose-1,6-bisphosphate-dependent), which produces MQHDRAGKPAGPDDLIDVARLVTAYYALRPDTAEPAQRVAFGTSGHRGSSLAAAFNDDHIAATSQAICEYRSAQGTDGPLFLGADTHALSEPARVTALEVFAANDVTVLIDGADGYTPTPAVSHAILTHNRGRTSGLADGVVVTPSHNPPADGGFKYNPPNGGPAGSDATSWIQDRANEIITAGLKDVRRIPYTRALAAPGTGRYDFLDTYVRDLPSVLDLDAIRSAGVRIGADPLGGASVAYWGRIAEQHRLDLTVVNPLADPTWRFMTLDWDGKIRMDCSSPHAMASLIERRDRFDISTGNDADADRHGIVTPDGGLMNPNHYLATAIAYLYAHRTDWPAVAGVGKTLVSSGMIDRVAADLGRRLVEVPVGFKWFVDGLVDGSLGFGGEESAGASFLRRDGSVWTTDKDGIILALLASEITAVTGKTPSEHYAALTARFGEPAYARIDAPATREEKARLAKLSPAQVTADTLAGEPVTAVLTEAPGNGAPIGGIKVTTENAWFAARPSGTEDVYKIYGESFLGADHLRQVQDEAKTVVLAALAG; this is translated from the coding sequence ATGCAGCACGACCGAGCCGGGAAGCCGGCCGGCCCCGATGACCTGATCGACGTCGCCAGGCTGGTGACGGCCTACTACGCCCTGCGCCCGGACACCGCCGAGCCCGCCCAGCGCGTGGCCTTCGGCACGTCCGGGCACCGGGGTTCGTCGCTGGCGGCGGCGTTCAACGACGACCACATCGCCGCCACCAGCCAGGCCATCTGCGAGTACCGCTCGGCACAGGGCACCGACGGCCCGCTCTTCCTGGGCGCCGACACCCACGCCCTGTCCGAGCCCGCACGCGTCACCGCACTGGAGGTGTTCGCCGCCAACGACGTGACCGTCCTCATCGACGGCGCGGACGGCTACACCCCCACCCCGGCGGTCTCCCACGCCATCCTCACCCACAACCGGGGCCGCACCTCGGGCCTCGCCGACGGCGTGGTCGTCACCCCCTCGCACAACCCGCCCGCCGACGGCGGCTTCAAGTACAACCCGCCGAACGGGGGCCCGGCCGGTTCCGACGCCACCTCCTGGATCCAGGACCGGGCCAACGAAATCATCACGGCCGGACTGAAGGACGTACGGCGCATCCCCTACACGCGGGCGCTCGCCGCCCCCGGCACCGGACGGTACGACTTCCTCGACACCTACGTCCGCGACCTGCCGAGCGTCCTCGACCTCGACGCGATCCGCTCGGCCGGGGTGCGCATCGGCGCCGACCCGCTGGGCGGCGCCTCCGTCGCGTACTGGGGCCGCATCGCCGAGCAGCACCGCCTCGACCTGACGGTGGTCAACCCGCTCGCCGACCCGACCTGGCGGTTCATGACGCTCGACTGGGACGGCAAGATCCGCATGGACTGCTCGTCGCCGCACGCGATGGCCTCCCTCATCGAGCGGCGCGACCGCTTCGACATCTCCACGGGCAACGACGCCGACGCCGACCGGCACGGCATCGTCACCCCCGACGGCGGCCTGATGAACCCCAACCACTACCTGGCCACCGCCATCGCCTACCTCTACGCCCACCGCACCGACTGGCCGGCCGTCGCGGGCGTCGGCAAGACGCTGGTGTCCTCCGGCATGATCGACCGGGTCGCCGCCGACCTCGGCCGACGGCTGGTCGAAGTCCCCGTGGGCTTCAAGTGGTTCGTCGACGGACTGGTCGACGGCTCCCTCGGCTTCGGCGGCGAGGAGTCCGCCGGGGCGTCGTTCCTGCGCCGGGACGGCTCCGTGTGGACCACCGACAAGGACGGCATCATCCTCGCCCTGCTCGCCTCCGAGATCACCGCCGTCACCGGCAAGACGCCCTCCGAGCACTACGCGGCGCTCACCGCCCGCTTCGGCGAACCCGCCTACGCGCGCATCGACGCGCCCGCCACCCGCGAGGAGAAGGCCCGCCTGGCCAAGCTGTCACCGGCCCAGGTCACCGCCGACACCCTCGCCGGGGAGCCGGTCACCGCCGTCCTCACCGAGGCGCCGGGCAACGGCGCCCCCATCGGCGGCATCAAGGTGACCACCGAGAACGCCTGGTTCGCGGCCCGGCCCTCCGGCACCGAGGACGTCTACAAGATCTACGGCGAGTCCTTCCTCGGCGCGGACCACCTCCGGCAGGTGCAGGACGAGGCCAAAACCGTCGTCCTCGCCGCCCTGGCCGGCTGA
- a CDS encoding benzaldehyde dehydrogenase — protein MTLLDSAVWGGKFHSDGWQDSPAGQPVTEPATGDRLGTVGLATAEDVNRAAARAAEAQRGWAATSPQQRAAVLRRAGELFTEHAAEIEDWLVREAGSVRSKAGFEAGLAIGECFECAGLPTHPQGEVLTSQDARWSLARRRPAGVVSVIAPFNFPLVLGLRSVAPALALGNAVLLKPDPRTAVSGGVVIARIFEEAGLPAGVLHLLPGDGEVGRAVVEAPEVRVISFTGSTPVGRAIGEQAGRLLKRAHLELGGNNALVVLPGADVAKAASAGAFGSYLHQGQICMTTGRHIVHESLVEEYTAALAAKAEALPVGDPAREDVALGPIIDRRQLERVHGIVTDSVAAGAKVAAGGEIDGAGYRATVLTGLTTEMPAWREEIFGPVAPVISFSTTEEAARIVNDCEYGLSVGILGDVGTAMKLADRIDSGKVHINEQTVSDEPNAPFGGVKASGTGSRFGGAAANLEAFTETQWLTVRPDIADYPF, from the coding sequence ATGACACTCCTGGACAGCGCCGTCTGGGGCGGGAAGTTCCACAGCGACGGCTGGCAGGACTCCCCCGCCGGGCAGCCGGTGACCGAGCCCGCCACCGGCGACCGGCTCGGCACGGTGGGCCTGGCCACCGCCGAGGACGTGAACCGCGCCGCCGCCCGGGCCGCCGAGGCCCAGCGCGGGTGGGCGGCCACCTCGCCGCAGCAGCGGGCCGCCGTGCTGCGACGCGCGGGTGAGCTGTTCACCGAGCACGCCGCCGAGATCGAGGACTGGCTGGTGCGCGAGGCCGGTTCGGTGCGGTCCAAGGCGGGCTTCGAGGCGGGGCTGGCGATCGGCGAGTGCTTCGAGTGCGCCGGGCTGCCGACGCACCCGCAGGGCGAGGTGCTCACCTCTCAGGACGCGCGCTGGTCGCTCGCCCGGCGCCGCCCCGCCGGGGTCGTCAGCGTGATCGCGCCCTTCAACTTCCCGCTCGTCCTCGGCCTGCGCTCCGTGGCCCCCGCGCTGGCGCTCGGCAACGCCGTGCTGCTGAAGCCGGACCCGCGCACCGCGGTGAGCGGCGGTGTCGTCATCGCCCGGATCTTCGAGGAGGCCGGGCTCCCGGCCGGTGTCCTGCACCTGCTGCCCGGCGACGGCGAGGTCGGCCGGGCGGTCGTGGAGGCGCCCGAGGTCCGGGTGATCTCGTTCACCGGTTCCACGCCGGTCGGGCGGGCGATCGGCGAGCAGGCCGGGCGGCTGCTGAAGCGGGCGCACCTGGAGCTGGGCGGCAACAACGCGCTCGTCGTACTGCCCGGCGCGGACGTGGCGAAGGCGGCCTCGGCGGGCGCGTTCGGCTCGTACCTGCACCAGGGGCAGATCTGCATGACGACCGGCCGGCACATCGTGCACGAGTCGCTGGTGGAGGAGTACACCGCCGCGCTCGCCGCGAAGGCCGAGGCGCTGCCGGTGGGCGACCCCGCGCGGGAGGACGTGGCGCTGGGGCCGATCATCGACCGGCGGCAGCTGGAGCGGGTGCACGGCATCGTCACCGACAGCGTCGCGGCGGGCGCCAAGGTCGCCGCGGGCGGCGAGATCGACGGCGCCGGTTACCGCGCCACCGTGCTGACCGGCCTGACGACGGAGATGCCGGCCTGGCGCGAGGAGATCTTCGGCCCGGTCGCGCCCGTGATCTCCTTCTCCACCACGGAGGAGGCCGCACGGATCGTCAACGACTGCGAGTACGGGCTGTCGGTCGGCATCCTCGGCGACGTCGGTACGGCGATGAAGCTCGCCGACCGGATCGACTCCGGCAAGGTGCACATCAACGAGCAGACGGTCAGCGACGAGCCCAACGCCCCCTTCGGCGGGGTCAAGGCGTCCGGCACCGGCTCCCGGTTCGGCGGGGCCGCGGCCAACCTCGAGGCGTTCACCGAGACGCAGTGGCTCACGGTCCGCCCGGACATCGCCGACTACCCGTTCTGA
- a CDS encoding ATP-binding protein yields the protein MNGAARKGDRPREEPVKVSAQYEGMPGDIARGRELARMFLARVRAAQGPPVSDRAVELVQLVVSELLTNACKYAPGPSLVDLELAEDRVEVTVWDSEPVLPVAETADPARVGRHGLEIVMAVCESFEVHREPVGKRMRAAVGLADHLTGTAALGRPA from the coding sequence ATGAACGGGGCTGCCCGCAAGGGGGATCGGCCGAGAGAAGAGCCGGTCAAGGTTTCGGCGCAGTACGAGGGCATGCCCGGCGACATCGCCCGGGGCCGCGAGCTGGCCCGGATGTTTCTGGCACGGGTGCGGGCGGCACAGGGACCCCCGGTGTCCGACCGCGCGGTGGAACTGGTGCAACTGGTGGTCAGCGAGCTGCTGACGAACGCCTGCAAATACGCGCCGGGCCCCTCACTGGTCGACCTGGAGCTGGCCGAGGACCGGGTGGAGGTCACCGTGTGGGACAGCGAACCGGTGCTGCCGGTCGCCGAGACGGCCGACCCCGCCCGCGTCGGCCGGCACGGGCTGGAGATAGTCATGGCCGTCTGCGAGAGCTTCGAGGTGCACCGGGAACCGGTCGGCAAACGCATGAGGGCCGCGGTGGGGCTCGCCGACCACCTGACCGGCACGGCCGCCCTCGGCCGCCCGGCCTGA
- a CDS encoding MFS transporter, which produces MASTTTSGTPARTGRAAGGTWTVILCWITVLLEGYDLVVLGAIIPTLLKTHHLGMTAGDATTIATLSLVGVAIGAVCVGPLADRLGRRRLLIGSVVLFSVLTIVVPLANSVAMFAALRLLAGLGLGACMPVSLTMMAEHMPAGRRARASTLTMTGYHTGAVITSLLALRVSDNWEVLFYLLGVVGLGIAAIQWFKLPESEAFERARQDGARRVPFTELLKPAYLRAGIGIWVASFMGLLLVYGLNTWLPKLMNDAGYPVPTAVTQLLVLNIGGVVGLVLGGWVADRRGIKGTTMVWFAVSVLMLGCLSIRMESDLLLNVVVFFTGVFVFSAMVLVYAYVTHFYPASVRSTALGSASGIGRIGSIVGPSITGALVASGVGHPWGFYFFAAVAVLGFLAVLTLPRGTGSDPAPTATPAAPAG; this is translated from the coding sequence ATGGCTTCCACCACCACGTCCGGCACGCCCGCGCGGACCGGCCGCGCCGCCGGCGGCACCTGGACGGTGATCCTGTGCTGGATCACCGTCCTGCTCGAGGGCTACGACCTCGTCGTCCTCGGCGCCATCATCCCCACCCTGCTCAAGACCCACCATCTCGGCATGACCGCGGGCGACGCGACCACCATCGCGACGCTCTCGCTCGTGGGCGTCGCCATCGGCGCGGTCTGCGTCGGCCCGCTGGCCGACCGGCTGGGCCGGCGCCGCCTGCTCATCGGCTCGGTCGTGCTCTTCTCGGTCCTCACGATCGTGGTGCCGCTGGCGAACTCCGTCGCGATGTTCGCCGCGCTGCGCCTGCTCGCCGGCCTGGGCCTGGGTGCCTGCATGCCGGTCTCGCTCACGATGATGGCCGAGCACATGCCGGCCGGCCGCCGGGCGCGGGCCAGCACCCTGACCATGACCGGCTACCACACGGGTGCGGTGATCACGTCGCTGCTGGCCCTCCGGGTGAGCGACAACTGGGAGGTCCTCTTCTACCTGCTCGGCGTCGTCGGCCTGGGGATCGCCGCGATCCAGTGGTTCAAGCTGCCGGAGTCGGAGGCCTTCGAGCGGGCCAGGCAGGACGGGGCGCGGCGGGTGCCGTTCACCGAGCTGCTGAAGCCGGCGTACCTGCGTGCGGGCATCGGCATCTGGGTCGCGTCGTTCATGGGCCTGCTGCTGGTCTACGGCCTCAACACCTGGCTGCCGAAGCTGATGAACGACGCCGGCTACCCCGTGCCGACGGCGGTCACCCAGCTCCTCGTGCTGAACATCGGCGGCGTCGTCGGCCTGGTCCTCGGCGGCTGGGTCGCCGACCGGCGCGGCATCAAGGGCACCACCATGGTCTGGTTCGCGGTCTCGGTGCTGATGCTGGGGTGTCTGAGCATCAGGATGGAGAGCGACCTGCTGCTCAACGTGGTCGTGTTCTTCACCGGCGTGTTCGTCTTCTCGGCCATGGTGCTGGTCTACGCGTACGTGACGCACTTCTACCCGGCGTCCGTGCGGAGCACCGCGCTCGGTTCGGCGTCCGGGATCGGCCGGATCGGCTCGATCGTGGGCCCGTCGATCACCGGCGCGCTGGTCGCCTCGGGGGTAGGCCACCCCTGGGGCTTCTACTTCTTCGCCGCGGTGGCGGTCCTCGGCTTCCTGGCCGTACTGACGCTGCCGCGCGGCACCGGCAGCGATCCCGCTCCGACCGCGACGCCGGCCGCGCCCGCCGGGTGA
- the mdlC gene encoding benzoylformate decarboxylase yields MPSVRRVSHDFLERQGLTTVFGNPGSNELPFLAELPDGFRYVLGLHEGAVVGMADGYAQATGRPVLVNLHAASGSGNAMGALTNAVASRTPLVVVAGQQVRPAIGPEANLASVDAPSLMKPLVGWAAEPACAADVPRALAQAVFEARLQRRPTYLSVPYDDWSAEVGDNALAVLDRRVLRASVPSGEQSRWLVERVASAERPVLVLGGDIDSAGRFDDAVRLAERLGGPVWAAPSQFRLPFPNRHPLFRGVLPAGIAPVSAAFEGHDLVLVLGAPVFRYHEHLPGRYLPEGARLIQVTEDASAAARAPMGEALVADPGAVIDVLLGSLDAAGAPAGAYRPVPEPLTAEGPGLHPEQVFAALRDEMPEDTAYVVESTSTNAAWWRQTDLRRQGSYYFPAAGGLGFGLPGAVGVAMAQPGRPVVGVIGDGSANYGITALWTAAQHRVPLTVVLLRNGTYGALRWFGGLLGVPDAPGLDIPGLDFTRIAEGYGVRAQHVGGVAELRAALAERPDHPRLIQVDTALTTPS; encoded by the coding sequence GTGCCATCCGTGCGTCGTGTCTCCCACGATTTCCTGGAGCGCCAGGGACTCACCACCGTCTTCGGCAATCCGGGCTCCAACGAGCTGCCCTTCCTCGCCGAGCTGCCCGACGGCTTCCGCTACGTGCTCGGTCTGCATGAGGGCGCCGTCGTCGGCATGGCCGACGGGTACGCCCAGGCGACCGGCCGCCCGGTGCTGGTCAACCTGCACGCCGCCTCCGGTTCCGGCAACGCGATGGGCGCGCTGACGAACGCCGTCGCGTCCCGTACGCCGCTGGTCGTGGTGGCCGGGCAGCAGGTGCGCCCCGCCATCGGGCCCGAGGCCAACCTGGCCAGCGTCGACGCGCCGTCCCTGATGAAGCCGCTGGTCGGCTGGGCGGCGGAACCGGCGTGTGCCGCGGACGTGCCGCGGGCGCTCGCCCAGGCCGTCTTCGAGGCGCGGCTCCAGCGACGGCCGACGTATCTGTCGGTGCCGTACGACGACTGGTCGGCCGAGGTCGGCGACAACGCCCTGGCCGTGCTCGACCGGCGGGTGCTGCGGGCGTCGGTGCCGAGCGGTGAGCAGAGCCGGTGGCTCGTGGAGCGGGTCGCCTCGGCGGAGCGGCCCGTGCTGGTGCTGGGCGGCGACATCGATTCGGCCGGCCGCTTCGACGACGCCGTGCGGCTGGCCGAGCGGCTGGGCGGGCCGGTGTGGGCGGCGCCCTCGCAGTTCCGGCTGCCGTTCCCCAACCGGCATCCGCTGTTCCGGGGCGTGCTGCCCGCCGGGATCGCGCCGGTCTCCGCGGCCTTCGAGGGCCATGACCTGGTGCTCGTGCTGGGTGCGCCGGTCTTCCGCTACCACGAGCACCTGCCCGGCCGGTACCTGCCCGAGGGCGCCCGGCTGATCCAGGTGACCGAGGACGCCTCGGCCGCGGCGCGGGCGCCGATGGGTGAGGCGCTGGTCGCGGATCCGGGTGCCGTCATCGACGTACTCCTCGGCTCGCTCGACGCAGCCGGTGCGCCCGCGGGGGCCTACCGGCCGGTGCCCGAGCCGCTGACCGCCGAGGGGCCGGGTCTGCACCCAGAGCAGGTCTTCGCCGCGCTGCGCGACGAGATGCCCGAGGACACCGCGTACGTCGTGGAGTCGACGTCGACCAACGCGGCGTGGTGGCGCCAGACAGACCTGCGCCGCCAGGGCTCCTACTACTTCCCGGCGGCCGGGGGGCTCGGTTTCGGCCTGCCCGGCGCGGTCGGGGTGGCGATGGCGCAGCCCGGCCGCCCGGTGGTCGGCGTGATCGGGGACGGCTCGGCCAACTACGGCATCACCGCGCTGTGGACGGCCGCGCAGCACCGGGTCCCGCTGACCGTCGTCCTGCTGCGCAACGGCACGTACGGGGCGCTGCGCTGGTTCGGCGGGCTGCTCGGGGTGCCGGACGCGCCCGGCCTGGACATCCCGGGGCTCGACTTCACCCGCATCGCGGAGGGCTACGGCGTCCGGGCCCAGCACGTCGGCGGGGTGGCGGAGCTGCGCGCCGCGCTCGCCGAGCGGCCGGACCACCCGCGGCTGATCCAGGTGGACACGGCTCTCACCACCCCTTCCTGA